From the genome of Mycobacterium dioxanotrophicus, one region includes:
- a CDS encoding carotenoid oxygenase family protein, producing MTSALPIGETDFFRRGNYAPVADELTEYDLPVEGAIPPDLDGWYLRNGPNPRQATAHWFTGDGMIHGVRIEDGAAKWYRNRWVRTDSFIEDFPLYNADGSRNLRAAVANTHVVNHAGRTLALVESSLPYEITNELETLGAYDFGGKLVDSMTAHPKICPTTGELHFFGYGSIFEPYVTYHRADAAGELTVNQPVDVKAHTMMHDFAMTSGHVVFMDLPVVFDLDVAIKGEGDMPYRWSDDYGARFGVMRRDDPTAPIRWFDIDPCYVFHVANAYESGNSIVLQAVRYPELWRDNGGFDAEGVLWEWRIDLSAGTVAERQLDDAGVEFPRIDDRLAGLDARYSVAVGSNGWIRYDLATGTAVRHDLGSGGPGEAVFVPGAGPADESNGWYLGYVYDPERDGSDLVILDACDFAGKPVAKIALPQRVPYGFHGNWISG from the coding sequence ATGACCTCAGCCCTGCCCATCGGCGAAACCGACTTTTTCCGGCGCGGCAACTACGCGCCCGTCGCGGACGAACTCACCGAATACGACCTGCCCGTCGAAGGCGCCATCCCGCCCGACCTGGACGGCTGGTATCTGCGCAACGGACCCAATCCGCGCCAGGCGACCGCGCACTGGTTCACCGGTGACGGGATGATCCACGGCGTCCGCATCGAAGACGGCGCCGCCAAGTGGTATCGCAACCGCTGGGTGCGCACCGACAGCTTCATCGAGGACTTTCCGCTCTACAACGCCGACGGCAGCCGCAACCTTCGGGCCGCGGTCGCCAACACCCATGTGGTCAACCACGCCGGCCGGACCCTCGCCCTGGTGGAGAGCTCGCTGCCGTACGAGATCACCAATGAGCTGGAAACGTTGGGTGCCTACGACTTCGGCGGCAAGCTCGTCGATTCGATGACAGCGCACCCGAAGATCTGCCCCACCACGGGCGAACTGCATTTCTTCGGCTACGGCAGCATCTTCGAGCCCTACGTCACCTACCACCGGGCCGACGCCGCAGGCGAACTGACCGTGAACCAGCCCGTGGATGTCAAGGCGCACACCATGATGCACGATTTCGCGATGACCTCCGGGCACGTCGTCTTCATGGACCTACCGGTGGTGTTCGACCTCGACGTCGCCATCAAGGGCGAGGGCGACATGCCCTATCGGTGGAGCGACGACTACGGTGCCCGCTTCGGCGTGATGCGCCGCGACGACCCCACCGCACCGATCCGCTGGTTCGACATCGACCCGTGCTACGTCTTCCATGTGGCCAATGCCTACGAATCGGGCAATTCAATTGTGCTGCAGGCAGTTCGGTATCCAGAACTATGGCGGGACAACGGCGGGTTCGACGCCGAGGGTGTGCTGTGGGAATGGCGCATCGACCTGAGCGCCGGGACTGTCGCCGAGCGGCAACTCGACGATGCCGGCGTCGAGTTCCCGCGCATCGACGACCGGCTCGCAGGCCTCGATGCGCGCTACTCCGTGGCGGTCGGCTCCAACGGCTGGATCCGCTACGACCTGGCCACGGGCACCGCGGTGCGCCACGACCTGGGGTCCGGCGGCCCCGGCGAGGCGGTGTTCGTGCCCGGCGCCGGCCCGGCCGACGAGAGCAACGGGTGGTACCTCGGTTACGTCTACGATCCCGAGCGCGACGGCAGTGATCTGGTGATCCTCGATGCCTGTGACTTTGCTGGGAAGCCCGTGGCGAAAATCGCGCTGCCGCAGCGTGTTCCCTACGGATTCCACGGCAACTGGATCAGCGGATAA